In Mastigocladopsis repens PCC 10914, a single window of DNA contains:
- a CDS encoding cytochrome ubiquinol oxidase subunit I, producing the protein MEFLSDSVVLSRMQFALTALFHMLWPVLTTGMGIYLVIVEGVWLKTRNPDYYLHARFWSKFYVLNFGIGVATGIPMEFQFGTNWSRFSEAAGNFFGSVIGFEASWAFMLEAAFLGIMLFGWERVNPIVHFLSTILVAVGANLSTLWILTANSWMQTPAGGELVNGKFIVHDYFQAIANPFMKNSVLHMFFATLETSLFVIGGISAWYILNRRQEAFFSKSLKIALAAAIAVAPLQIYIGHLSGEQVYHYQPSKLAAMEAQWETTPAGQPADWSLLALPNEKAHKNDWEITVPNALGYILEFKKNLTYPVRGLSEWKPEDRPHMIGLIYYAFRTMIAIGFFFAGLMLLSVLQWLRGKLSAENIAQQRWLMRAWVFAAPLGYIAVDSGWIVRCVGRQPWILYGQIRTVDGASNIPASNVLVSLTSFAIVYSILFVAVLYFGSRIIRKGPNLELPVPGVDPNRPAVNTTPGEFVPDERPVEAQQ; encoded by the coding sequence GTGGAATTTTTGTCTGATTCTGTCGTACTATCACGTATGCAGTTTGCCTTAACTGCATTATTCCATATGCTCTGGCCCGTCCTTACCACAGGTATGGGAATTTACCTGGTTATCGTTGAAGGAGTATGGCTTAAGACTCGTAATCCTGACTACTATCTTCATGCTCGTTTCTGGTCTAAGTTTTACGTCCTGAATTTTGGGATTGGTGTTGCAACTGGTATTCCAATGGAGTTTCAGTTTGGCACAAATTGGTCGCGCTTTTCGGAAGCCGCAGGAAACTTTTTTGGCAGTGTGATTGGGTTTGAAGCCTCTTGGGCATTCATGCTAGAAGCTGCTTTCCTAGGGATTATGCTTTTCGGTTGGGAGCGCGTCAATCCCATAGTTCACTTTCTCTCCACCATCCTTGTTGCAGTTGGCGCAAACCTATCAACTCTGTGGATTTTAACAGCAAACTCTTGGATGCAAACCCCAGCGGGTGGGGAACTTGTGAATGGCAAGTTTATTGTGCATGATTATTTTCAGGCGATCGCCAATCCGTTTATGAAGAACAGTGTTCTCCATATGTTCTTTGCCACATTGGAGACTTCCCTGTTTGTCATTGGGGGAATTAGCGCTTGGTACATTCTCAATCGTCGTCAAGAAGCTTTCTTTTCTAAGTCTTTGAAGATTGCTTTGGCTGCGGCGATCGCCGTTGCTCCATTGCAGATATACATTGGGCATTTGAGTGGCGAACAAGTCTATCACTATCAGCCTTCAAAACTAGCCGCAATGGAAGCACAGTGGGAGACAACACCCGCTGGACAGCCAGCGGATTGGAGTTTGCTGGCTCTCCCGAACGAGAAAGCACACAAAAATGACTGGGAAATTACCGTTCCTAATGCCTTAGGATACATTCTGGAATTCAAGAAAAACCTCACATATCCAGTACGCGGATTGAGTGAGTGGAAACCAGAAGACCGTCCTCACATGATTGGTTTAATTTACTACGCTTTCCGCACCATGATTGCGATTGGATTTTTCTTCGCCGGATTGATGCTCTTAAGTGTCTTGCAGTGGTTGCGCGGTAAACTCTCAGCAGAAAATATTGCCCAACAGCGTTGGTTGATGCGTGCTTGGGTCTTTGCAGCGCCTCTAGGATACATTGCCGTAGATTCAGGCTGGATTGTGCGTTGTGTTGGACGACAACCGTGGATTCTCTACGGGCAAATTCGCACCGTTGATGGGGCATCTAATATACCTGCAAGCAATGTTTTAGTCTCACTGACTAGTTTTGCGATCGTCTACAGCATTTTGTTTGTTGCAGTCTTGTATTTTGGCAGCCGCATTATTCGTAAAGGTCCAAATTTAGAACTCCCAGTGCCTGGTGTTGACCCCAACAGACCTGCCGTAAATACAACTCCTGGGGAATTTGTGCCAGACGAGCGTCCTGTAGAAGCACAACAATAA
- the cydB gene encoding cytochrome d ubiquinol oxidase subunit II, translating into METLEYFLPQVWFVILALFLFLYVMLDGFDLGVGILSVTSQDEERRSILMTSLSNIWDANETWLVLMAGGLFGAFPLAYGTILNALYIPIFTMVFGFIFRAVAFEFRELANRKIFWNFAFGAGSFVAALGQGFALGAVLKGIAVDQTGHFIGTPWDWLSWQSVLVALTLIQAYVLIGSTYLVWKTTGELQTTHYRTAKIAALTTLIGAIFITITTPIFYESVRTRLFQQPLVYIFAVIPILGVLLIWQLLQSLNRQEERAPFVWTILLFVLTFLGLGLIVFPYIIPMKITIYEASADPSSLVIMIIFIGFLIPVMLFYNIYQYIVFRGKVTGGHYEG; encoded by the coding sequence ATGGAAACGCTAGAGTATTTTCTGCCCCAAGTATGGTTTGTTATTTTAGCCCTTTTCTTGTTCCTCTATGTAATGCTTGATGGGTTTGATTTAGGGGTAGGTATCTTATCTGTCACTTCACAAGATGAAGAACGTCGTAGCATTTTGATGACCAGCTTGAGCAACATTTGGGACGCCAATGAAACCTGGCTGGTTCTTATGGCTGGTGGGCTTTTTGGAGCATTTCCCTTAGCTTATGGCACAATTCTCAACGCGTTGTACATCCCAATTTTCACTATGGTGTTTGGGTTCATCTTTCGGGCTGTTGCGTTTGAGTTCCGAGAGTTAGCAAACCGAAAAATCTTTTGGAATTTTGCCTTTGGTGCTGGGAGTTTTGTCGCAGCCCTCGGTCAAGGTTTCGCCCTTGGTGCTGTGTTAAAAGGGATTGCAGTTGATCAGACGGGTCACTTTATCGGCACACCGTGGGATTGGCTGAGTTGGCAATCAGTATTGGTGGCTTTGACTTTAATTCAAGCATATGTCCTCATTGGCTCAACTTATCTTGTTTGGAAAACGACAGGGGAATTGCAAACAACTCACTACAGAACTGCAAAAATTGCGGCTTTGACAACACTGATTGGTGCTATTTTCATCACAATTACGACACCTATATTTTATGAAAGTGTCAGGACTCGCTTGTTTCAGCAGCCGCTCGTTTATATCTTTGCCGTCATTCCCATACTGGGAGTTCTGCTCATTTGGCAACTTCTTCAAAGCCTAAATCGTCAAGAAGAAAGAGCGCCTTTTGTTTGGACCATTCTTCTTTTTGTTCTCACATTTTTGGGATTGGGGTTAATTGTTTTCCCTTATATTATTCCCATGAAAATCACCATTTATGAAGCATCTGCTGACCCCAGTTCACTGGTTATCATGATTATTTTCATTGGCTTTCTCATCCCCGTTATGCTGTTCTACAACATCTACCAGTACATTGTTTTCCGGGGCAAAGTGACTGGCGGTCATTACGAGGGGTAA
- the tpiA gene encoding triose-phosphate isomerase translates to MRKIVIAGNWKMFKTQAESLEFLKGFLHSLDETPPDREVVLCVPFTDLNVLSKNLHGSRVQLGAQNVHWEESGAYTGEISGLMLTEIGVRYVIVGHSERRQYFGETDQTVNLRLKAAQRFGLIPILCVGETKQQRDALETESLIIKQLEKDLVDIDQENLVIAYEPIWAIGTGDTCEAKEANRVISLIRSQLSNPDVPIQYGGSVKPNNIDEIMEQPEIDGVLVGGASLEPASFARILNYK, encoded by the coding sequence GTGCGAAAAATAGTTATTGCCGGTAACTGGAAAATGTTCAAAACCCAGGCAGAATCCCTGGAGTTTTTAAAGGGATTTCTGCACAGCTTGGACGAAACGCCTCCAGACCGAGAAGTGGTACTATGCGTCCCCTTCACCGACTTAAATGTTTTGTCCAAGAATTTGCATGGAAGCCGTGTCCAATTGGGGGCGCAAAATGTTCACTGGGAAGAAAGTGGAGCCTATACGGGTGAAATTTCCGGACTGATGCTCACAGAAATTGGGGTGCGCTACGTTATTGTCGGTCATAGCGAACGGCGGCAATACTTTGGTGAAACGGACCAAACCGTTAACCTGCGCCTCAAAGCTGCTCAACGGTTTGGTCTTATCCCAATTTTATGTGTAGGTGAAACGAAACAACAACGAGATGCGCTTGAAACAGAATCACTGATTATCAAACAACTAGAAAAAGACCTAGTGGATATTGATCAGGAGAATTTGGTCATTGCATACGAACCAATTTGGGCGATCGGCACTGGTGACACTTGTGAAGCCAAGGAAGCCAATCGGGTCATAAGTTTGATTCGCAGCCAGTTGAGCAATCCTGATGTGCCAATTCAATACGGGGGTTCGGTCAAGCCGAATAATATAGACGAAATCATGGAGCAACCAGAAATTGATGGCGTTCTCGTGGGAGGAGCAAGTCTGGAACCTGCGAGTTTTGCCAGAATTCTTAATTATAAGTAA
- the folP gene encoding dihydropteroate synthase yields MTRKLIIRERCFEWGQRTYLMGVLNVTPDSFSDGGEFNTITAAVTQAQAMVAGGADIIDVGGQSTRPGAEQITLAEEIERVLPVVRVMRKEIPVPISVDTTSSSVAKAAVEAGADIVNDISGGTFDPQMLPTIASMGVPIILMHIRGNPQTMQQFTDYQDLIEEIYSFLTKQITAATAAGIDKGKIIIDPGIGFAKNSEQNLEIFRRLPELRQLNCPILVGASRKSFLGRILNQPDPKARVWGTAAACCAAIFNGADILRVHDVKEMRDVSLVADAIFRQSLQVLPN; encoded by the coding sequence ATGACACGCAAGTTGATCATAAGAGAACGCTGTTTTGAGTGGGGACAGCGAACATATCTCATGGGGGTTCTCAATGTCACGCCTGATAGTTTTAGTGATGGTGGAGAATTCAATACAATCACTGCTGCTGTAACACAGGCACAAGCAATGGTAGCAGGTGGTGCAGATATTATCGATGTCGGTGGTCAATCAACTCGACCAGGAGCAGAGCAAATAACTCTTGCAGAAGAAATCGAGCGAGTCCTGCCAGTGGTACGAGTTATGCGAAAAGAAATACCAGTGCCGATTTCTGTAGATACAACAAGCTCCTCTGTTGCCAAGGCTGCGGTGGAAGCAGGTGCAGATATAGTTAATGACATTTCCGGCGGTACGTTTGACCCACAAATGTTGCCGACTATAGCGAGTATGGGTGTGCCAATAATATTGATGCATATTCGGGGAAACCCGCAGACAATGCAACAATTCACTGATTATCAGGATTTGATAGAAGAGATTTATAGTTTTTTGACAAAACAAATTACCGCAGCCACGGCTGCGGGTATTGATAAAGGAAAAATAATTATCGACCCAGGTATCGGCTTTGCTAAGAACTCCGAGCAAAATTTAGAAATTTTTCGCCGTTTACCGGAGTTACGTCAACTCAACTGTCCTATCTTAGTAGGAGCATCACGTAAAAGTTTCCTTGGTCGCATTTTAAATCAACCAGACCCGAAAGCGCGAGTCTGGGGAACGGCGGCGGCGTGTTGTGCTGCTATCTTTAATGGGGCTGATATCCTCCGAGTTCACGATGTTAAAGAAATGCGCGATGTATCTTTGGTTGCTGATGCAATTTTCCGACAATCTTTGCAAGTCTTGCCAAACTAG
- a CDS encoding SPFH domain-containing protein, with protein sequence MEPIIAIVLVLIGYALGSAKLVNQGNEALVERLGRYHRRLRPGLNFIVPLLDQIVMEDTTREQFLDIKPQNIITKDNIYLEVDAVVFWRIKNIEKSFYEIDDLQGSLTQLATTTLREVIAQNTLEETNVSRAEMDRALLDELNRTTADWGVDILRVDIQSITPPESVRKSMEEQRAAEINSRAAILEAEGQRQAAIKKAEGTKTSMQIISEVLRSSPESKEILRYLVAQDYINASYKLGESQNAKVVFVDPGKGGEMMDLISESISEEGNGKSNENGST encoded by the coding sequence ATGGAACCAATTATTGCCATAGTCTTAGTGCTTATAGGATATGCATTAGGGTCTGCAAAACTTGTGAATCAAGGCAATGAAGCCTTAGTTGAACGCTTGGGGCGGTATCATCGCAGACTAAGACCAGGACTAAACTTTATTGTTCCCTTGCTAGATCAGATTGTGATGGAGGACACAACACGAGAGCAGTTTTTAGACATTAAACCTCAAAACATCATCACCAAAGATAATATCTACTTGGAAGTTGATGCTGTCGTGTTCTGGCGCATCAAAAACATAGAGAAGAGCTTTTATGAAATTGACGACCTCCAAGGGTCTCTGACACAGCTTGCGACAACAACGCTGCGGGAAGTCATTGCCCAAAATACCTTGGAGGAAACCAACGTTTCCAGAGCTGAGATGGACAGAGCCTTATTAGACGAGTTGAATCGGACAACGGCAGACTGGGGAGTTGATATTCTCCGGGTAGATATTCAGAGTATTACACCGCCTGAGAGCGTGCGGAAGTCAATGGAAGAGCAGCGGGCAGCGGAAATTAATAGCCGCGCTGCAATTTTAGAAGCAGAAGGGCAGCGGCAAGCGGCAATTAAGAAAGCAGAAGGTACCAAAACCTCAATGCAAATCATCTCTGAAGTCTTGCGCTCCAGTCCTGAAAGTAAGGAAATTCTGCGCTATCTCGTGGCTCAAGATTACATCAATGCCAGCTACAAACTGGGTGAAAGCCAGAATGCCAAAGTTGTCTTTGTAGACCCAGGCAAAGGCGGTGAAATGATGGATTTGATTTCCGAGTCAATATCTGAAGAAGGTAATGGCAAGAGTAATGAAAATGGTTCTACCTAG
- a CDS encoding alpha/beta hydrolase, which produces MQFQLGRNRRKASWAQGLLYSLTLTLGWGAAMPSTLAAQTVTIRLGPFQQSVEIADLEKFAKTGRLPEGLQVFSSVLTPEVRELLTKRLEVDPAVADKFIDELVRSPGGRQFISSIGGAIPGSTVESIKAALNFALRQANGFSALSFLRAYPAENITVDATKAIGFAVEFNPNHLQSQALGLLLERELSAKSNIPFKAAFDPAALGHEIVQQQTIVLNDRQRNRTIPVDIYWSQGKTEDPLVVLSHGFGANRRFLNYLARHLASHGMNVVALEHPGSNVAAVSTSDTKNLAQILPATEFINRPKDVSFVLDELAKLKTQPGQFQSTLNTEKVTVIGHSLGGYTALALVGGEVDLEELRKFCKDSLNISEAPGDWLQCAAASLRDNKLRLQDERVKSAIALNPLVGKLFGKKGLTQVTKPVLVLTGTEDALTPALKHQIEPFIQLRGEKYLLTAIGGTHLSISDPIYPASAATTIVKERRGEETKSLRQLTKGVSLAFIKQLTPEAKIYQPFLKPAYAQSLSTPELPLRLVSELPASIKTWLEPVEK; this is translated from the coding sequence ATGCAGTTTCAGCTTGGCAGAAATCGGCGTAAGGCATCCTGGGCACAAGGATTACTGTACAGTTTGACCCTCACTTTGGGTTGGGGTGCGGCAATGCCCTCTACCTTAGCAGCCCAAACAGTTACCATCCGCCTGGGACCATTTCAGCAGTCGGTAGAGATCGCAGACTTAGAAAAGTTTGCCAAAACCGGGAGACTACCAGAAGGGCTGCAAGTCTTCTCATCGGTGTTAACACCTGAAGTGCGAGAATTACTGACTAAGCGATTGGAAGTTGATCCTGCTGTTGCGGACAAGTTCATCGACGAGCTGGTGCGATCGCCTGGAGGTAGACAGTTCATCTCATCCATAGGCGGAGCAATACCAGGCAGTACCGTAGAAAGCATCAAGGCAGCGCTAAATTTTGCATTGCGGCAAGCCAACGGTTTTAGCGCGCTGAGTTTCTTGCGAGCTTACCCAGCAGAGAATATAACCGTAGACGCTACTAAAGCTATCGGTTTTGCAGTAGAATTTAACCCAAATCACTTACAAAGTCAAGCCCTGGGTCTGTTACTAGAACGAGAGTTGTCTGCCAAAAGTAACATCCCCTTCAAAGCAGCATTCGATCCAGCAGCGCTGGGTCATGAAATCGTACAGCAGCAGACAATCGTCTTGAATGACCGACAGCGTAACCGTACTATTCCTGTAGACATTTATTGGAGTCAAGGTAAAACCGAAGACCCACTGGTTGTCCTCTCCCATGGCTTTGGGGCAAATCGGAGATTTTTGAACTATCTAGCACGTCATTTAGCTTCTCATGGCATGAATGTTGTTGCTCTTGAACATCCTGGTAGCAACGTCGCTGCTGTTAGTACTTCAGATACAAAGAATTTGGCACAGATCCTACCTGCTACTGAATTTATTAACCGACCAAAAGATGTCAGCTTTGTGCTGGATGAACTGGCAAAACTGAAGACTCAACCTGGACAATTTCAAAGCACATTAAACACTGAAAAAGTTACTGTCATTGGTCACTCTTTGGGAGGTTATACAGCTTTGGCTTTGGTAGGAGGAGAGGTAGACTTAGAGGAATTGCGTAAGTTCTGTAAAGATTCTTTAAATATCAGCGAAGCTCCTGGTGACTGGTTGCAGTGCGCCGCTGCTTCCTTACGAGATAACAAACTGAGGTTGCAAGATGAGCGAGTCAAGAGTGCGATCGCTCTTAACCCCCTAGTAGGCAAACTCTTTGGCAAAAAAGGTCTAACTCAAGTCACCAAGCCAGTCTTAGTCTTAACTGGAACCGAAGACGCCCTCACCCCAGCGCTGAAGCATCAAATAGAACCTTTTATCCAACTACGGGGTGAGAAATATCTGTTAACTGCTATTGGTGGCACTCACTTGAGTATTAGTGATCCAATATACCCAGCCAGTGCAGCCACCACTATTGTCAAAGAACGGCGAGGTGAAGAAACCAAATCTTTACGTCAATTAACCAAAGGTGTCAGTTTGGCGTTTATCAAACAACTCACACCAGAAGCGAAAATTTACCAACCTTTTTTAAAACCAGCTTACGCTCAATCTCTCTCTACACCTGAGCTACCGTTGCGTCTTGTTTCCGAGTTACCAGCAAGTATCAAAACGTGGTTGGAGCCTGTGGAAAAATAG
- a CDS encoding TIGR03985 family CRISPR-associated protein, translating into MKREVFNYPPSVEVLKLLTPGSLKQNLAKAVRLWVILRSIYGDDGDGVKLELEEKFTFLQWRDLFFLDATKQHSRDKAPILHHEECRCTTKLTEWLFASSLSIEKSQWSVSFQKYYSIQPDELESLLLTGIMSCCKKNSQQYNEVTINDRQKSQRFSKSLSNGRLFAVTSRNLKEHDFQSLINFGWLKKTNTLEKGNKVEYFKVDRFPEFFLARLQEVEIPNEQFTNEELSAFNNSLSQPINGIQRFFIHAEYIVHPRLYERVELLQKQLKNIWAQDKIPLVKLTYQSAKLFHDTVDCIVYPVCIYYYQRAPYLFAYGQTPKQDDENRWSKIDWYDYRLDRILKLDELPKNHVDYADIPKHFLDKCQGQYPPTPDDIKQKMSDAWGFDIYQPQELLVLKFDQYFYGNNIKGTERDEMFTKITRQQVEKLVKSYTPSASTQQKHLLSTLQARSPNDIYCKVDYRVNDNNIVMRLRAWGPKVEVILPWDFRQRMAEDIEATYKLYK; encoded by the coding sequence ATGAAGAGAGAAGTTTTTAACTATCCTCCCAGTGTGGAAGTCTTAAAGTTATTAACGCCAGGTTCCTTAAAACAAAACTTAGCGAAAGCGGTAAGATTATGGGTTATTTTACGTTCTATTTATGGAGATGATGGTGATGGAGTTAAATTAGAATTAGAAGAAAAATTTACTTTCCTTCAATGGCGCGATTTATTTTTTCTAGATGCAACAAAGCAACATTCACGCGATAAAGCTCCAATTTTACATCATGAAGAATGTCGCTGCACCACAAAATTAACTGAGTGGTTGTTTGCATCAAGTCTAAGTATTGAGAAAAGTCAATGGTCTGTGTCATTCCAAAAATATTATTCCATCCAACCTGATGAATTAGAAAGTTTACTCTTGACTGGAATCATGAGTTGTTGCAAAAAAAATAGTCAGCAATATAACGAAGTTACTATTAATGACAGACAAAAATCTCAGCGGTTTTCTAAATCTTTATCTAATGGGCGTTTATTTGCTGTAACCAGCCGAAATTTGAAAGAACATGACTTTCAATCATTAATCAATTTTGGATGGTTAAAAAAAACAAACACTCTAGAAAAAGGAAATAAAGTTGAATACTTTAAAGTAGATAGGTTTCCTGAGTTTTTCTTGGCTCGTCTTCAAGAAGTAGAAATTCCTAACGAACAGTTTACAAATGAAGAATTATCTGCTTTCAATAATTCATTATCTCAACCAATTAATGGTATTCAGCGATTTTTCATTCATGCAGAATATATAGTTCATCCCCGGCTATATGAGCGCGTTGAGTTACTGCAAAAGCAGTTAAAAAATATTTGGGCACAAGATAAAATACCGTTGGTGAAGTTAACTTATCAAAGTGCCAAACTATTTCATGATACTGTTGATTGTATTGTTTATCCTGTTTGCATTTACTACTACCAACGCGCACCTTATCTATTTGCTTATGGTCAAACTCCCAAGCAAGATGACGAAAACCGTTGGAGCAAAATAGATTGGTATGACTATCGCCTTGACCGAATTCTCAAATTAGATGAATTGCCAAAAAATCATGTAGATTATGCAGATATCCCCAAACACTTTTTAGATAAATGTCAAGGGCAATATCCACCAACTCCTGATGATATTAAACAAAAAATGTCAGATGCTTGGGGATTTGATATCTACCAACCACAGGAGTTACTAGTATTAAAATTTGACCAGTATTTTTATGGAAATAACATCAAAGGAACCGAACGCGACGAAATGTTTACAAAAATTACCCGTCAACAGGTTGAGAAATTGGTGAAATCTTACACTCCTTCAGCATCAACACAACAAAAACATCTGCTTTCAACCTTACAAGCTCGTTCACCAAACGATATTTACTGCAAAGTCGATTATCGCGTTAATGATAATAATATCGTGATGCGTTTGCGAGCTTGGGGACCGAAGGTAGAGGTTATCTTACCTTGGGATTTTCGACAGCGCATGGCAGAAGATATAGAAGCGACTTACAAACTTTATAAATAA
- a CDS encoding HD domain-containing protein has translation MNLNATETSKLTHRFEQALVYATRLHAKQTRKGGGNVPYISHLLSVAALVLEDGGDEDEAIAALLHDAIEDQGGKATREVILNMFGERVCEIVDGCTDTDTIPKPPWQERKQQYIEKLRHASASIRRVVLADKLHNARCILSDLYKEGEAVWQKFKGGRDGTLWYYRTLLDLFLGSDANSWSVEELNRIVCEWENVKYD, from the coding sequence ATGAACTTAAACGCAACAGAAACATCAAAATTAACACATCGTTTTGAACAAGCTTTGGTTTACGCCACCAGACTTCACGCCAAACAAACTAGAAAAGGAGGAGGTAACGTACCTTACATTAGCCATCTATTAAGTGTAGCAGCGCTGGTATTAGAAGATGGTGGTGATGAAGATGAAGCCATAGCAGCATTATTACATGATGCGATCGAAGACCAAGGAGGGAAAGCAACCCGCGAAGTTATTTTAAATATGTTTGGTGAAAGAGTCTGTGAAATAGTTGATGGTTGCACTGATACAGATACGATACCAAAGCCACCTTGGCAAGAACGCAAACAGCAATATATTGAAAAGTTGCGTCATGCTTCAGCTTCGATTCGTAGGGTAGTGCTAGCGGATAAATTGCATAATGCGCGTTGTATTTTGAGCGATTTATATAAAGAAGGAGAAGCTGTCTGGCAAAAGTTTAAAGGTGGTAGAGATGGGACTTTATGGTATTACCGCACTTTGCTGGACTTGTTTTTAGGAAGTGATGCTAATTCATGGTCAGTAGAAGAATTAAATCGCATTGTTTGTGAGTGGGAGAATGTGAAATATGATTGA
- a CDS encoding reverse transcriptase domain-containing protein, with amino-acid sequence MIDIASRFLDINNFQRAWQKVAENRGCAGVDGETIDSFARNQTLNIYQLLNAVAHSTYQPSPCKQVIIPKKNGTQRELKIPTVRDRIVQQALLNILYPLMEDKFSPASFAYRPNLSYLNAVEKIADWRDMGYHWVLDGDIVKFFDNIDHHRLLKEVRLYIDNPGILCLIKSWISVGVLTAEGLVLPQKGIPQGAVISPILANIYLHEFDEWVSGTDLKLVRYADDFLVLSHTQERILQAKLEIINLLGSMGLMINVEKTQITHFGRGFRFLGHGFLDNAIFPVNVNEVKLKSAIEKQNKVQSSSKKKVLNLGKEARELRKISQKHMANGIRCYTNQVRLRGLMLSLRSQTLFL; translated from the coding sequence ATGATTGATATTGCTAGCAGGTTTCTTGATATTAATAATTTTCAACGTGCTTGGCAAAAGGTAGCCGAAAATCGCGGCTGTGCAGGGGTAGATGGAGAAACTATTGATAGTTTTGCTCGCAATCAAACCCTTAATATTTATCAATTACTAAATGCTGTCGCTCATAGTACTTATCAACCCTCTCCTTGCAAACAGGTAATTATCCCAAAAAAAAACGGCACTCAAAGAGAGTTAAAAATACCAACAGTACGGGATAGAATTGTGCAGCAGGCTTTATTAAATATACTGTATCCATTAATGGAGGATAAATTTTCACCTGCTAGTTTTGCTTATCGTCCCAATTTATCCTATCTCAATGCGGTAGAAAAAATCGCCGATTGGCGAGATATGGGATATCACTGGGTGTTAGATGGGGATATAGTTAAATTTTTTGATAATATCGACCATCACAGGTTATTAAAAGAAGTCAGGCTATATATAGATAATCCGGGAATTTTATGTTTGATTAAATCTTGGATATCAGTTGGAGTGTTAACTGCAGAGGGGTTAGTTTTACCACAAAAAGGTATTCCTCAAGGTGCGGTTATTTCCCCGATTTTGGCGAATATTTATCTACATGAGTTTGATGAATGGGTGAGCGGAACTGATTTAAAACTTGTACGTTATGCAGATGATTTTCTGGTTTTATCGCATACTCAAGAGCGGATTTTGCAAGCCAAGTTAGAAATCATCAATTTGTTGGGTTCGATGGGATTAATGATAAATGTAGAGAAAACCCAAATTACTCATTTTGGGCGTGGGTTTCGGTTTTTAGGTCATGGTTTTTTAGATAATGCCATTTTTCCTGTGAATGTTAACGAGGTGAAGCTGAAATCTGCTATAGAAAAACAAAATAAAGTTCAAAGTAGTAGTAAAAAAAAAGTCCTAAATCTGGGGAAGGAAGCCAGGGAACTAAGGAAAATATCGCAGAAACATATGGCGAATGGAATTCGCTGCTACACAAACCAAGTCCGCCTACGCGGACTTATGTTGAGCCTGCGAAGCCAAACTTTGTTTTTGTAG